Proteins from one Candidatus Rokuibacteriota bacterium genomic window:
- a CDS encoding DUF1328 domain-containing protein: protein MLYYALVFLVVGLIAGALGLFGIAAVATQIAWILFLIGVIFLVVHLVTGRSTRVL, encoded by the coding sequence ATGCTGTACTACGCGCTGGTGTTTCTCGTGGTCGGATTGATCGCCGGGGCTCTGGGCCTCTTCGGGATCGCTGCCGTGGCCACCCAGATCGCCTGGATACTGTTCCTGATCGGGGTGATCTTCCTCGTGGTGCATCTCGTCACGGGCCGAAGCACCCGGGTACTATGA
- a CDS encoding IS110 family transposase — MAGLSQWHRPRHRGPFLAAIDDARRFRPTREIEASLGLVPREYSSGETQRRGPITKAGHSRAHWLLIQAAISILRRLPCGRGAEPPPEPADRLVVPLCLGGSGQTYRPWVSFTGPGTQSSERPALPDVKRFRRLFGRFRSPSLESGGWHTHCGSCG, encoded by the coding sequence GTGGCTGGATTGAGCCAGTGGCATCGGCCCCGTCACCGCGGCCCCTTCCTCGCCGCCATCGACGACGCCAGGCGCTTCCGCCCCACGCGTGAGATCGAAGCCTCCCTCGGCCTCGTGCCCCGCGAGTACAGCTCCGGCGAGACCCAGCGCCGCGGGCCGATCACCAAGGCGGGCCACTCCCGCGCCCACTGGCTGCTCATTCAAGCCGCGATCTCGATCCTCCGCCGCCTGCCCTGTGGCCGAGGCGCAGAGCCGCCGCCGGAACCTGCGGACCGGCTGGTGGTTCCCCTGTGCCTCGGCGGATCAGGTCAAACTTACAGGCCGTGGGTAAGCTTTACGGGGCCGGGGACGCAGTCGAGCGAGCGTCCGGCGCTCCCCGATGTCAAGCGATTCCGCCGCCTTTTCGGGAGGTTCCGCTCTCCCAGCCTGGAATCCGGCGGGTGGCACACCCATTGCGGCTCCTGCGGGTAG
- a CDS encoding BON domain-containing protein — MSDSWVTAKTKIALFGDDRVKGTQIKVETSKGVVALRGKVDSQEAKSAATEVAKGIEGVKTVKNDLQVVSPGARKAVDTSDKDINTRVEERLKKDAALKSAKISARTDKGMVTLTGDVRDITTSARASELVRQVPGVHAVKNELSVNPR; from the coding sequence GTGAGCGATTCCTGGGTAACCGCGAAGACCAAGATCGCCCTGTTCGGCGACGACCGTGTCAAGGGCACCCAGATCAAGGTGGAGACCAGCAAGGGCGTCGTCGCCCTCCGCGGCAAGGTGGATTCCCAGGAAGCCAAGAGCGCTGCGACCGAAGTTGCCAAGGGCATCGAAGGCGTCAAGACCGTGAAGAACGATCTGCAGGTCGTGTCGCCCGGCGCCCGCAAGGCGGTGGACACGAGCGACAAGGACATCAATACGCGCGTCGAGGAGCGCCTGAAGAAGGACGCGGCCCTCAAGTCGGCCAAGATCTCGGCTCGGACCGACAAGGGCATGGTCACGCTGACCGGCGATGTCCGGGACATCACGACCAGCGCGCGCGCCTCGGAGCTGGTCCGTCAGGTGCCGGGCGTCCATGCCGTGAAGAACGAGCTGTCGGTCAACCCAAGATGA